A genomic region of Xiphophorus couchianus chromosome 9, X_couchianus-1.0, whole genome shotgun sequence contains the following coding sequences:
- the crb1 gene encoding protein crumbs homolog 1 isoform X4 — MKMHFTRCGNFDILTWIVFSFSQLLLVGASPDKLSQTPDPCLQNLCQNQAICRTRGNGYSCFCVPGFQGAHCQIDVNECASQPCRNGATCVDGVGRFSCLCPPGFTGTICELQVDQCQSQPCLHRGTCVNHATGFRCICHVGFQGDRCEINTDDCQEQPCQNGALCVDGVNEYSCDCSHTAFTGPHCETLLPQCNSDPCFNSAICKDNQGNYTCECWPGFEGRNCEIDTTECSSSPCMNRGRCLERSWQALYGSEPLLPERYDHRYAAGYICICPPGTAGFHCQEVVNQCESSPCQNGGRCESLDGGFTCQCLKQARDGVLYGGTNCDVKLVGCEGHECQNGASCSPFLLDGTDGYTCSCTPGYTGPLCNTPTTFSFERRGYLLLHNPLVNADLTTNITLSFKTVLPSALLFQRNIRGMTLQLQLDRGQLFLMLWSEKSVGSDGEIHTLELPHNVMDGEWHTVEVVLTNEILSLRLFDDAGRYGRQLYHTVTPVQTNLTELETSPQDTFIGGGLKNPHWFSRHFSLPVFIGCMRDVFVDWQLVVPEEWLSDSAVNVSPGCSHRDRCRNEPCQNGGRCENLWQSYQCQCTRPYEGHDCEEEHVTARFGNEDSHSFAAFAIHDDLGQNLSVSLFLRTRRRNGLLLVLSNSSSSPYLHMWLEGGRVKVRLRNSESVRAQRAIHDGEVHFVTVEVLDGRMSLYVAGQKQGDVEGRTVDVNAGDVVFVGGLPEKSSTSEFGGFFKGCIQDLRIGDTRLQFFGLDTSLTSYPLEQIENVIQGCPGDNACSRNPCLNGGICFSGWDDFTCTCPSSTAGRRCDEVKWCELSPCPTPAECKMVQQQQGYECYSNATFLNDSTVMTYRGNGHIFQNITSLSLNLRSRKRNAAILHAEKGSSFITVSVQDGLLFMELQSSSGGLSGSEEEKEEKREERVSTVSLSSRRSITDGEWHAVHLFMTAPWAPSSRWTLVLDDEIEEASLSKSQGSNLNFLREGVDIYLGGLAPFTGWSLAGCLGTVELGGIALPYFSSSEVNLPRLQIEQFIQKSPNSALPGCRGASVCEPSPCVNGGQCQDLFNTYNCTCAEGWAGRRCDVLIDTCASNPCLHGNCSINGLSYECTCEVGYTGVDCEEQVDVCKNHLCANGATCLHGPDKYACLCAENYTGPLCSERVEELPWYIVVRKIIPKLPVSVCGDEVRNYTCFNGGNCTDRELSCDCPAGFIGHRCEQDVDECKSNPCLNGGYCRNLVNRFVCVCDMSFAGDVCQTDAGRRARGGLGSKRLSVCECGRAVNIF, encoded by the exons GAACCATTTGTGAGCTCCAGGTCGACCAGTGTCAGTCACAGCCTTGTCTTCACCGTGGCACTTGTGTTAACCACGCCACAGGCTTTCGGTGCATCTGCCATGTTGGTTTCCAAGGAGACCGATGCGAAATCAACACAGACGATTGCCAGGAGCAGCCATGCCAAAACGGGGCTCTGTGTGTTGACGGGGTGAATGA ATACAGCTGCGACTGCTCACACACAGCATTCACTGGGCCGCACTGTGAGACGCTGCTGCCACAGTGCAACTCTGATCCCTGCTTCAACAGCGCCATCTGTAAGGACAACCAGGGTAACTACACCTGTGAATGCTGGCCgg GGTTTGAGGGCCGTAACTGTGAGATAGACACAACCGAGTGCAGCAGCAGTCCGTGCATGAACCGTGGCAGGTGCCTGGAGAGGTCATGGCAGGCTCTTTACGGCAGCGAGCCTCTGCTGCCTGAACGATACGACCACAGATATGCTGCAGGCTACATCTGCATCTGTCCTCCAGGAACAGCAG GTTTCCACTGTCAGGAAGTGGTGAACCAGTGCGAGTCCAGTCCCTGCCAAAACGGGGGCCGATGTGAGAGCCTCGACGGTGGCTTCACCTGCCAATGCCTCAAACAGGCGCGTGACGGCGTTCTCTATGGAGGTACGAACTGCGACGTGAAATTAGTCGGCTGTGAAGGTCATGAGTGCCAGAACGGGGCCTCCTGCTCTCCGTTCCTGCTGGACGGGACTGACGGTTACACCTGCTCCTGCACACCCGGATACACTGGACCGCTCTGCAACACCCCGACCACGTTTTCCTTTGAGCGCAGAGGTTACCTGTTGCTTCACAACCCCCTGGTGAACGCTGATCTGACTACCAACATCACGCTGAGCTTCAAGACCGTTCTGCCATCTGCGTTGTTGTTCCAGAGGAACATCAGGGGGATGACGCTGCAGCTTCAGCTGGACAGGGGTCAGCTGTTTCTGATGCTGTGGAGCGAGAAATCTGTTGGGTCCGATGGAGAGATCCATACTCTGGAGCTTCCACATAATGTCATGGATGGAGAGTGGCACACTGTGGAGGTTGTGCTCACAAATGAGATCCTGAGCCTTAGATTATTCGATGACGCTGGACGCTATGGGAGGCAGTTGTATCACACGGTGACCCCAGTCCAAACCAATCTGACAGAGCTTGAGACTTCCCCTCAGGACACATTTATAGGGGGGGGCCTCAAAAACCCACATTGGTTCAGTAGACACTTTAGTTTGCCCGTGTTCATCGGGTGCATGCGTGATGTGTTCGTAGACTGGCAGCTCGTTGTTCCAGAGGAATGGCTGAGCGACTCAGCAGTTAACGTGTCGCCCGGCTGCAGCCACAGGGACCGCTGCCGGAACGAGCCGTGCCAAAACGGAGGCCGGTGTGAGAACCTGTGGCAGAGCTACCAGTGCCAGTGCACAAGGCCTTACGAGGGGCACGACTGTGAGGAGG AACATGTTACTGCTCGCTTTGGGAATGAGGACTCTCACAGTTTTGCGGCCTTCGCCATCCACGACGATCTGGGTCAGAACCTCTCCGTCTCCCTGTTCCTGCGCACGCGGAGGCGGAACGGACTCCTGCTGGTGCTctccaacagcagcagcagcccatACCTGCACATGTGGCTGGAGGGCGGCAGGGTCAAAGTTCGTCTCCGTAACTCTGAGAGCGTGAGGGCACAAAGAGCCATTCATGATGGAGAGGTCCACTTTGTAACTGTAGAGGTTCTGGATGGTCGCATGTCGCTGTATGTAGCGGGGCAGAAACAAGGTGATGTGGAGGGAAGGACTGTAGATGTCAACGCAGGTGATGTAGTTTTTGTTGGAGGTCTGCCGGAGAAGAGTAGCACTTCAGAGTTTGGTGGATTTTTCAAAGGCTGCATCCAGGATTTGAGGATCGGCGACACGAGGCTGCAGTTCTTCGGGCTGGACACTTCGCTGACATCATATCCTCTTGAGCAAATAGAAAATGTGATTCAGGGCTGCCCTGGAGACAACGCCTGCAGT AGAAATCCATGTTTAAATGGGGGCATTTGCTTCTCTGGGTGGGACGACTTCACCTGCACCTGCCCCAGCAGCACAGCAGGGCGGCGCTGTGACGAGGTAAAGTGGTGTGAGCTGTCCCCATGCCCCACACCTGCAGAGTGCAAGatggtgcagcagcagcagggataCGAAT GTTACTCCAATGCAACTTTCCTGAATGACAGCACTGTGATGACCTATCGGGGAAACGGCCACATATTCCAAAACATCACCAGCCTGTCTCTAAACCTCCGCTCACGGAAGCGTAATGCAGCCATCCTGCATGCGGAGAAAGGTTCCTCCTTCATCACGGTTTCCGTTCAGGATGGTCTCCTCTTCATGGAGCTCCAGAGCTCCTCTGGTGGCCTCAGCGGCtcggaggaggagaaagaggagaaaagagaggAGAGGGTGTCGACGGTGAGcctcagcagcaggaggagcatCACTGACGGCGAGTGGCACGCCGTCCATCTGTTCATGACTGCGCCGTGGGCGCCGTCCTCTCGTTGGACTTTGGTTCTGGATGATGAGATAGAGGAAGCCAGCCTCTCCAAGAGCCAGGGCAGCAACCTGAACTTCCTCAGGGAAGGGGTGGACATCTACCTGGGCGGCCTGGCTCCGTTCACTGGCTGGTCCCTGGCCGGCTGTCTGGGAACAGTGGAGCTGGGCGGCATCGCTCTGCCTTACTTCAGCTCCTCGGAGGTGAACCTCCCGCGTCTGCAGATCGAGCAGTTTATCCAAAAATCCCCGAACTCGGCGCTGCCCGGCTGTAGAGGCGCCTCGGTGTGCGAGCCCAGCCCCTGTGTCAACGGCGGCCAGTGCCAGGACCTGTTCAACACCTACAACTGCACCTGTGCTGAGGGCTGGGCCGGCAGACGCTGCGACGTCCTGATAGACACCTGCGCTTCGAACCCttgtctccatggcaactgtAGCATCAACGGGCTCAGCTACGAGTGCACCTGTGAGGTCGGGTACACAGGTGTGGACTGTGAGGAACAGGTAGATGTGTGTAAGAACCACCTGTGTGCCAATGGAGCCACCTGCCTCCATGGGCCGGATAAATATGCCTGCCTCTGTGCCGAGAACTACACTGGACCGCTCTGCAG CGAACGCGTGGAAGAACTTCCTTGGTACATCGTTGtcagaaaaat CATTCCCAAGCTGCCTGTTTCTGTGTGTGGTGATGAGGTCAGGAATTATACCTGCTTCAACGGAGGGAACTGCACTGACCGGGAGCTCTCCTGCGACTGTCCTGCAGGATTCATTGGACACAG GTGCGAGCAGGATGTGGACGAGTGCAAATCCAACCCGTGTCTGAACGGCGGCTACTGCAGAAACCTGGTCAACAGGTTCGTCTGCGTGTGCGACATGAGCTTCGCTGGAGACGTGTGCCAGACGGAC GCTGGACGACGGGCCAGAGGTGGACTGGGGAGCAAACgactgagtgtgtgtgagtgtggaaGGGCTGTGAATATCTTTTGA
- the crb1 gene encoding protein crumbs homolog 1 isoform X5, producing MMWAPAPWILSILFLGAGFHCQEVVNQCESSPCQNGGRCESLDGGFTCQCLKQARDGVLYGGTNCDVKLVGCEGHECQNGASCSPFLLDGTDGYTCSCTPGYTGPLCNTPTTFSFERRGYLLLHNPLVNADLTTNITLSFKTVLPSALLFQRNIRGMTLQLQLDRGQLFLMLWSEKSVGSDGEIHTLELPHNVMDGEWHTVEVVLTNEILSLRLFDDAGRYGRQLYHTVTPVQTNLTELETSPQDTFIGGGLKNPHWFSRHFSLPVFIGCMRDVFVDWQLVVPEEWLSDSAVNVSPGCSHRDRCRNEPCQNGGRCENLWQSYQCQCTRPYEGHDCEEEHVTARFGNEDSHSFAAFAIHDDLGQNLSVSLFLRTRRRNGLLLVLSNSSSSPYLHMWLEGGRVKVRLRNSESVRAQRAIHDGEVHFVTVEVLDGRMSLYVAGQKQGDVEGRTVDVNAGDVVFVGGLPEKSSTSEFGGFFKGCIQDLRIGDTRLQFFGLDTSLTSYPLEQIENVIQGCPGDNACSRNPCLNGGICFSGWDDFTCTCPSSTAGRRCDEVKWCELSPCPTPAECKMVQQQQGYECYSNATFLNDSTVMTYRGNGHIFQNITSLSLNLRSRKRNAAILHAEKGSSFITVSVQDGLLFMELQSSSGGLSGSEEEKEEKREERVSTVSLSSRRSITDGEWHAVHLFMTAPWAPSSRWTLVLDDEIEEASLSKSQGSNLNFLREGVDIYLGGLAPFTGWSLAGCLGTVELGGIALPYFSSSEVNLPRLQIEQFIQKSPNSALPGCRGASVCEPSPCVNGGQCQDLFNTYNCTCAEGWAGRRCDVLIDTCASNPCLHGNCSINGLSYECTCEVGYTGVDCEEQVDVCKNHLCANGATCLHGPDKYACLCAENYTGPLCSERVEELPWYIVVRKIIPKLPVSVCGDEVRNYTCFNGGNCTDRELSCDCPAGFIGHRCEQDVDECKSNPCLNGGYCRNLVNRFVCVCDMSFAGDVCQTDTARAPHSSRVAAVLAPCLVCLAIAAMLGLALVAAKLHERRQTEGGFRPRWLQAPGGRNPPAELGNTSISTLAERVERLV from the exons ATGATGTGGGCACCCGCACCATGGATTTTGTCGATTTTGTTTCTTGGGGCAG GTTTCCACTGTCAGGAAGTGGTGAACCAGTGCGAGTCCAGTCCCTGCCAAAACGGGGGCCGATGTGAGAGCCTCGACGGTGGCTTCACCTGCCAATGCCTCAAACAGGCGCGTGACGGCGTTCTCTATGGAGGTACGAACTGCGACGTGAAATTAGTCGGCTGTGAAGGTCATGAGTGCCAGAACGGGGCCTCCTGCTCTCCGTTCCTGCTGGACGGGACTGACGGTTACACCTGCTCCTGCACACCCGGATACACTGGACCGCTCTGCAACACCCCGACCACGTTTTCCTTTGAGCGCAGAGGTTACCTGTTGCTTCACAACCCCCTGGTGAACGCTGATCTGACTACCAACATCACGCTGAGCTTCAAGACCGTTCTGCCATCTGCGTTGTTGTTCCAGAGGAACATCAGGGGGATGACGCTGCAGCTTCAGCTGGACAGGGGTCAGCTGTTTCTGATGCTGTGGAGCGAGAAATCTGTTGGGTCCGATGGAGAGATCCATACTCTGGAGCTTCCACATAATGTCATGGATGGAGAGTGGCACACTGTGGAGGTTGTGCTCACAAATGAGATCCTGAGCCTTAGATTATTCGATGACGCTGGACGCTATGGGAGGCAGTTGTATCACACGGTGACCCCAGTCCAAACCAATCTGACAGAGCTTGAGACTTCCCCTCAGGACACATTTATAGGGGGGGGCCTCAAAAACCCACATTGGTTCAGTAGACACTTTAGTTTGCCCGTGTTCATCGGGTGCATGCGTGATGTGTTCGTAGACTGGCAGCTCGTTGTTCCAGAGGAATGGCTGAGCGACTCAGCAGTTAACGTGTCGCCCGGCTGCAGCCACAGGGACCGCTGCCGGAACGAGCCGTGCCAAAACGGAGGCCGGTGTGAGAACCTGTGGCAGAGCTACCAGTGCCAGTGCACAAGGCCTTACGAGGGGCACGACTGTGAGGAGG AACATGTTACTGCTCGCTTTGGGAATGAGGACTCTCACAGTTTTGCGGCCTTCGCCATCCACGACGATCTGGGTCAGAACCTCTCCGTCTCCCTGTTCCTGCGCACGCGGAGGCGGAACGGACTCCTGCTGGTGCTctccaacagcagcagcagcccatACCTGCACATGTGGCTGGAGGGCGGCAGGGTCAAAGTTCGTCTCCGTAACTCTGAGAGCGTGAGGGCACAAAGAGCCATTCATGATGGAGAGGTCCACTTTGTAACTGTAGAGGTTCTGGATGGTCGCATGTCGCTGTATGTAGCGGGGCAGAAACAAGGTGATGTGGAGGGAAGGACTGTAGATGTCAACGCAGGTGATGTAGTTTTTGTTGGAGGTCTGCCGGAGAAGAGTAGCACTTCAGAGTTTGGTGGATTTTTCAAAGGCTGCATCCAGGATTTGAGGATCGGCGACACGAGGCTGCAGTTCTTCGGGCTGGACACTTCGCTGACATCATATCCTCTTGAGCAAATAGAAAATGTGATTCAGGGCTGCCCTGGAGACAACGCCTGCAGT AGAAATCCATGTTTAAATGGGGGCATTTGCTTCTCTGGGTGGGACGACTTCACCTGCACCTGCCCCAGCAGCACAGCAGGGCGGCGCTGTGACGAGGTAAAGTGGTGTGAGCTGTCCCCATGCCCCACACCTGCAGAGTGCAAGatggtgcagcagcagcagggataCGAAT GTTACTCCAATGCAACTTTCCTGAATGACAGCACTGTGATGACCTATCGGGGAAACGGCCACATATTCCAAAACATCACCAGCCTGTCTCTAAACCTCCGCTCACGGAAGCGTAATGCAGCCATCCTGCATGCGGAGAAAGGTTCCTCCTTCATCACGGTTTCCGTTCAGGATGGTCTCCTCTTCATGGAGCTCCAGAGCTCCTCTGGTGGCCTCAGCGGCtcggaggaggagaaagaggagaaaagagaggAGAGGGTGTCGACGGTGAGcctcagcagcaggaggagcatCACTGACGGCGAGTGGCACGCCGTCCATCTGTTCATGACTGCGCCGTGGGCGCCGTCCTCTCGTTGGACTTTGGTTCTGGATGATGAGATAGAGGAAGCCAGCCTCTCCAAGAGCCAGGGCAGCAACCTGAACTTCCTCAGGGAAGGGGTGGACATCTACCTGGGCGGCCTGGCTCCGTTCACTGGCTGGTCCCTGGCCGGCTGTCTGGGAACAGTGGAGCTGGGCGGCATCGCTCTGCCTTACTTCAGCTCCTCGGAGGTGAACCTCCCGCGTCTGCAGATCGAGCAGTTTATCCAAAAATCCCCGAACTCGGCGCTGCCCGGCTGTAGAGGCGCCTCGGTGTGCGAGCCCAGCCCCTGTGTCAACGGCGGCCAGTGCCAGGACCTGTTCAACACCTACAACTGCACCTGTGCTGAGGGCTGGGCCGGCAGACGCTGCGACGTCCTGATAGACACCTGCGCTTCGAACCCttgtctccatggcaactgtAGCATCAACGGGCTCAGCTACGAGTGCACCTGTGAGGTCGGGTACACAGGTGTGGACTGTGAGGAACAGGTAGATGTGTGTAAGAACCACCTGTGTGCCAATGGAGCCACCTGCCTCCATGGGCCGGATAAATATGCCTGCCTCTGTGCCGAGAACTACACTGGACCGCTCTGCAG CGAACGCGTGGAAGAACTTCCTTGGTACATCGTTGtcagaaaaat CATTCCCAAGCTGCCTGTTTCTGTGTGTGGTGATGAGGTCAGGAATTATACCTGCTTCAACGGAGGGAACTGCACTGACCGGGAGCTCTCCTGCGACTGTCCTGCAGGATTCATTGGACACAG GTGCGAGCAGGATGTGGACGAGTGCAAATCCAACCCGTGTCTGAACGGCGGCTACTGCAGAAACCTGGTCAACAGGTTCGTCTGCGTGTGCGACATGAGCTTCGCTGGAGACGTGTGCCAGACGGAC